From Cellulosimicrobium cellulans, the proteins below share one genomic window:
- the pknB gene encoding Stk1 family PASTA domain-containing Ser/Thr kinase gives MDNAPRVLAGRYQVGELIGRGGMAEVHIGHDNRLGRTVAIKILRSDLARDPTFLARFRREAQAAASLNHPAIVAVYDTGEDVHADVTGNSVHVPFIVMEYVEGHTVRDILRDGQAVPIDEAVEITAGVLAALEYSHHAGIVHRDIKPANVMITPTGAVKVMDFGIARAMADSAATMTQTQAVIGTAQYLSPEQARGETVDARSDLYSTGCLLYELLTGRPPFIGDSPVAVAYQHVREAPATPSAVAPDVPEVLDRITLKALAKDRTARYSNAAEFRADLENAVRGGAITAPSLGVAAAAAGLGAAAAAADLQPTMVESATQVMAPAAAAPNPWATSVAPAVPPGDEVPGEDEEEPKSRKGLMWTLIAIGVLALAAIITMLVINSQGEDEPTTGTVPTLSAGVTPEQAEKAITDAGFVYEQAIDQESTEPEGTFTKTDPAGGTTQELNSTVTAFFSAGPDAVTLQDLKGKTQEEARQYLTDAGLNVGDVATEDSPDVAKGSVTKTDPGAGQSVPAGSTVNLFVSSGLVALPDVTGQQFDAAKSTIEALGLGVDRSDEESDEAENQVLSQQPNAGSVPQGSRVTLKVAIPRAAETTTVPSNLVGMTLAQAQDALGGAGLNPGAQQNQESDQWPAGTVIGSDPRGGSEVPVGTEVSLIVSTGPGPSTGGDNGGGPGGGGGGGGNNDG, from the coding sequence GTGGACAACGCTCCCCGAGTGCTTGCCGGGCGCTACCAGGTCGGTGAGCTCATCGGCCGTGGTGGCATGGCCGAGGTGCACATCGGGCACGACAACCGCCTCGGTCGCACCGTCGCGATCAAGATCCTGCGGTCCGACCTCGCCCGCGACCCCACGTTCCTCGCGCGCTTCCGCCGCGAGGCCCAGGCCGCGGCGTCCCTCAACCACCCCGCCATCGTCGCGGTGTACGACACGGGCGAGGACGTCCACGCGGACGTCACCGGCAACTCGGTGCACGTCCCGTTCATCGTCATGGAGTACGTCGAGGGCCACACCGTCCGCGACATCCTCCGCGACGGCCAGGCCGTCCCCATCGACGAGGCCGTCGAGATCACGGCGGGCGTGCTCGCGGCGCTCGAGTACTCGCACCACGCCGGCATCGTGCACCGCGACATCAAGCCCGCGAACGTCATGATCACGCCCACGGGCGCCGTCAAGGTCATGGACTTCGGCATCGCCCGCGCCATGGCGGACTCCGCCGCGACGATGACGCAGACCCAGGCCGTCATCGGCACCGCCCAGTACCTCTCGCCGGAGCAGGCGCGCGGCGAGACGGTCGACGCGCGTTCCGACCTGTACTCCACGGGCTGCCTGCTCTACGAGCTGCTCACCGGCCGACCGCCGTTCATCGGCGACTCGCCCGTCGCGGTGGCCTACCAGCACGTGCGCGAGGCCCCGGCGACGCCGAGCGCCGTCGCGCCGGACGTGCCCGAGGTCCTCGACCGCATCACGCTCAAGGCGCTCGCCAAGGACCGCACGGCCCGCTACTCGAACGCCGCGGAGTTCCGCGCCGACCTGGAGAACGCCGTGCGCGGCGGGGCGATCACGGCCCCCTCGCTCGGGGTCGCCGCCGCGGCGGCCGGCCTCGGTGCCGCGGCCGCGGCCGCCGACCTCCAGCCGACGATGGTCGAGTCCGCGACGCAGGTCATGGCCCCCGCGGCCGCCGCCCCGAACCCGTGGGCGACGAGCGTGGCGCCGGCCGTCCCGCCCGGGGACGAGGTCCCGGGGGAGGACGAGGAGGAGCCCAAGAGCCGCAAGGGCCTCATGTGGACCCTCATCGCGATCGGCGTGCTCGCCCTCGCGGCGATCATCACGATGCTCGTCATCAACAGCCAGGGCGAGGACGAGCCGACGACGGGCACGGTCCCGACCCTCTCAGCGGGAGTGACGCCCGAGCAGGCCGAGAAGGCGATCACCGACGCCGGGTTCGTGTACGAGCAGGCCATCGACCAGGAGTCGACGGAGCCCGAGGGGACGTTCACGAAGACCGATCCCGCGGGCGGCACCACGCAGGAGCTCAACTCGACGGTGACGGCGTTCTTCTCCGCCGGGCCCGACGCCGTCACGCTCCAGGACCTCAAGGGGAAGACCCAGGAGGAGGCGCGGCAGTACCTCACCGACGCCGGCCTCAACGTCGGCGACGTCGCCACGGAGGACTCTCCGGACGTCGCGAAGGGGTCCGTGACGAAGACCGACCCGGGAGCGGGCCAGTCCGTGCCCGCCGGGTCGACGGTGAACCTGTTCGTGTCCAGCGGGCTCGTCGCCCTGCCCGACGTCACCGGTCAGCAGTTCGACGCCGCGAAGTCGACGATCGAGGCCCTCGGCCTCGGGGTCGACCGCAGCGACGAGGAGTCCGACGAGGCCGAGAACCAGGTCCTCTCGCAGCAGCCCAACGCCGGGAGCGTCCCGCAGGGGTCGCGCGTGACCCTCAAGGTCGCGATCCCGCGCGCCGCAGAGACGACGACCGTCCCGTCCAACCTCGTCGGGATGACCCTCGCGCAGGCCCAGGACGCCCTCGGCGGGGCCGGGCTCAACCCCGGTGCCCAGCAGAACCAGGAGTCCGACCAGTGGCCCGCCGGCACGGTCATCGGGTCCGACCCGCGTGGTGGTTCCGAGGTCCCCGTCGGCACCGAGGTCTCGCTCATCGTCTCGACCGGCCCCGGCCCGTCGACCGGGGGTGACAACGGTGGTGGCCCCGGCGGCGGAGGTGGCGGCGGCGGGAACAACGACGGCTGA
- a CDS encoding serine/threonine-protein kinase, with protein sequence MKPVRGLTLGNRYRLVRRIAVGGMGEVWVAADDALGREVAVKVLRTEYAGNEDFLNRLRTEARNSAALSHPNIAQMYDYGETNGSGYLVMELVVGEPMADLLEREPVLPPARLLPILAQTARALHAAHLSGVVHRDVKPGNILIDRSGTVKITDFGVSLAANQVPMTATGMVMGTAQYLSPEQAVGQAATGASDIYALGIVAYESILGNRPFTGSTPVDIAVAHVNEPVPPLPSSVDPELSELVMVMLAKDPLARPHPADALARVFEEIQARLAADPWSARAGATANTRRARRARATADDAPPAPEPDPAPVITPLVIPAAVRDPHPVDPAMPWVAPEPRPVAPAAGHPAESVAEHDGRTTAAPSGTPPAPGPALPWERPVPAAAAGEEPVGPRAYPARREMHGGTRSSRRPQPARSAPRPGTGTAASTPSAAPATRAEARRQSQAAPSRSSSGRRTSTTTGRRLGGLPNGLTWPLVALLGLLLVLVVATIASLGDRDGGDADASTVGVVETVPDDAAPGSPGPAGRVTS encoded by the coding sequence ATGAAGCCCGTGAGGGGGCTGACGCTCGGCAACCGCTACCGCCTGGTGCGGCGCATCGCCGTCGGCGGCATGGGCGAGGTGTGGGTCGCGGCCGACGACGCGCTCGGGCGCGAGGTGGCCGTCAAGGTCCTGCGGACCGAGTACGCGGGCAACGAGGACTTCCTCAACCGGCTGCGGACCGAGGCCCGCAACAGCGCCGCGCTCTCGCACCCCAACATCGCCCAGATGTACGACTACGGCGAGACGAACGGCTCCGGGTACCTCGTCATGGAGCTCGTCGTGGGCGAGCCCATGGCGGACCTGCTGGAGCGCGAGCCCGTCCTCCCGCCCGCGCGGCTCCTGCCGATCCTCGCCCAGACGGCGCGCGCCCTCCACGCGGCGCACCTGTCCGGCGTCGTGCACCGCGACGTCAAGCCGGGCAACATCCTCATCGACCGCTCCGGGACCGTGAAGATCACCGACTTCGGCGTCTCGCTCGCGGCCAACCAGGTCCCGATGACCGCGACCGGCATGGTCATGGGTACCGCCCAGTACCTGTCGCCGGAGCAGGCCGTCGGGCAGGCCGCCACCGGGGCGTCGGACATCTACGCGCTCGGCATCGTCGCGTACGAGTCGATCCTCGGGAACCGGCCGTTCACCGGGTCCACCCCCGTCGACATCGCGGTCGCGCACGTCAACGAGCCCGTGCCACCGCTCCCGTCGTCGGTCGACCCGGAGCTCTCCGAGCTCGTCATGGTCATGCTCGCCAAGGACCCGCTGGCGAGGCCGCACCCGGCCGACGCCCTCGCGCGGGTCTTCGAGGAGATCCAGGCGCGCCTCGCGGCCGACCCCTGGTCCGCCCGCGCCGGCGCGACCGCCAACACCCGGCGCGCCCGGCGCGCGCGCGCGACGGCGGACGACGCCCCTCCGGCACCCGAGCCCGACCCCGCTCCCGTCATCACGCCGCTCGTCATCCCGGCCGCCGTGCGCGACCCGCACCCGGTGGACCCGGCGATGCCGTGGGTCGCCCCGGAACCTCGACCGGTCGCCCCCGCCGCCGGGCACCCCGCGGAGAGCGTCGCGGAGCACGACGGTCGGACGACCGCCGCGCCCTCCGGAACGCCACCCGCGCCCGGCCCCGCACTGCCGTGGGAACGCCCCGTCCCCGCGGCCGCGGCGGGCGAGGAACCGGTCGGTCCACGCGCCTACCCGGCGCGTCGCGAGATGCACGGCGGCACCCGCTCGTCCCGCCGCCCGCAGCCGGCCCGGAGCGCCCCGCGGCCGGGCACCGGCACCGCCGCGAGCACCCCGTCGGCGGCACCCGCCACGCGGGCCGAGGCACGACGCCAGTCGCAGGCGGCCCCGTCGCGGTCGTCCTCCGGCCGACGCACGTCGACGACCACGGGGCGCCGCCTCGGGGGGCTGCCGAACGGCCTCACGTGGCCCCTGGTGGCCCTGCTGGGACTGCTCCTCGTGCTGGTCGTCGCGACGATCGCGTCGCTGGGGGACCGGGACGGGGGCGACGCCGACGCGTCGACCGTGGGCGTCGTCGAGACGGTGCCCGACGACGCCGCGCCGGGCTCCCCGGGTCCCGCGGGACGGGTGACATCGTGA
- a CDS encoding peptidoglycan D,D-transpeptidase FtsI family protein: MNVPLRRVATVVLVMFLALMVSTTYIQFVQADSLNNDSRNARTIYREYNKFRGPIVVAGDAIASSTPVDDAFGFQRQYSNGPLYAPVSGFLSLTNGRTEIEDKENDYLNGEASSLWLDRLSALFTGKQPQGASVELTINPAAQQAAWDALGDQRGAVVAIEPKTGRVLALVSKPSYDPNELATHDTAAARDRYQELLNADGNPMSNRAIRGNTYPPGSTFKIVTSAAAIESGQYTSESVIPAPDVFQFPQSTATMKNFGGSRCSPSGEMTLADALRISCNTAFAELGVTLGDDVLRDQAEDFGFDQSLEIPMDVTASHFPTDEEADPGATANAAIGQGDVRVTPLQMAMVSAAIANDGVQMAPYTVETIRNPDLDVVRQSEPRRLRTSVSPSTAEQLTQMMLGVVQNGSGKAAQIPGVQVAGKTGTAETGGEAAPHAWFTSFAPADDPQVAVAVIVENGGSMGSEATGGAIAAPIARAVMEAVLNG, from the coding sequence GTGAACGTCCCCCTGCGTCGCGTCGCGACGGTCGTCCTCGTCATGTTCCTCGCGCTCATGGTGTCGACCACGTACATCCAGTTCGTCCAGGCGGACTCGCTCAACAACGACTCGCGCAACGCCCGCACGATCTACCGCGAGTACAACAAGTTCCGCGGCCCGATCGTCGTCGCGGGCGACGCGATCGCGTCGTCGACCCCGGTGGACGACGCGTTCGGCTTCCAGCGGCAGTACTCGAACGGCCCGCTGTACGCCCCGGTCTCCGGCTTCCTCTCGCTCACCAACGGGCGCACGGAGATCGAGGACAAGGAGAACGACTACCTCAACGGCGAGGCGAGCTCGCTGTGGCTCGACCGCCTGAGCGCCCTGTTCACCGGCAAGCAGCCCCAGGGCGCGTCCGTCGAGCTGACGATCAACCCGGCGGCGCAGCAGGCCGCCTGGGACGCCCTGGGCGACCAGCGCGGCGCGGTCGTCGCGATCGAGCCCAAGACCGGGCGCGTCCTCGCCCTCGTGTCGAAGCCGAGCTATGACCCCAACGAGCTCGCGACGCACGACACCGCCGCCGCGCGCGACCGCTACCAGGAGCTCCTCAACGCCGACGGCAACCCGATGTCGAACCGGGCCATCCGCGGCAACACGTACCCGCCGGGCTCGACGTTCAAGATCGTCACCTCGGCCGCCGCGATCGAGAGCGGGCAGTACACGTCCGAGAGCGTCATCCCGGCCCCGGACGTCTTCCAGTTCCCGCAGTCCACGGCGACGATGAAGAACTTCGGCGGCTCCCGCTGCTCCCCGTCGGGCGAGATGACGCTCGCGGACGCCCTGCGCATCTCCTGCAACACGGCGTTCGCCGAGCTGGGCGTGACGCTGGGCGACGACGTGCTGCGCGACCAGGCCGAGGACTTCGGCTTCGACCAGTCGCTCGAGATCCCGATGGACGTCACCGCGAGCCACTTCCCGACCGACGAGGAGGCGGACCCGGGCGCCACGGCCAACGCCGCGATCGGGCAGGGCGACGTGCGCGTCACCCCGCTCCAGATGGCGATGGTGTCCGCCGCGATCGCGAACGACGGCGTGCAGATGGCGCCGTACACGGTGGAGACGATCCGCAACCCCGACCTCGACGTCGTCCGTCAGTCCGAGCCGCGCCGCCTGCGCACGTCGGTGTCGCCGTCGACCGCCGAGCAGCTCACGCAGATGATGCTGGGCGTCGTGCAGAACGGCTCCGGCAAGGCCGCGCAGATCCCGGGCGTGCAGGTGGCGGGCAAGACCGGCACCGCAGAGACGGGCGGCGAGGCCGCACCGCACGCGTGGTTCACGAGCTTCGCGCCCGCCGACGACCCCCAGGTCGCGGTCGCGGTCATCGTCGAGAACGGCGGCTCGATGGGCAGCGAGGCGACGGGCGGCGCGATCGCCGCACCGATCGCGCGCGCGGTCATGGAGGCGGTGTTGAACGGATGA
- a CDS encoding FtsW/RodA/SpoVE family cell cycle protein — MATVETTEVRPGRGAELGLLVLALALGIGAYALVGLQLTGELPGRFYVYSIGTVVLAGAAHLLLRFKAPYADPVILPIAVALNGIGLAMIFRLDLGSQVTGGTQDLAPRQLQWTALGILCAFAVIWFLRDHRTLRRYTYTAMIAGIVLVALPLVPGLGTRINGAQIWINVFGFSLQPAEFAKIAFAIFFAGYLVTNRDTLALAGPKVLGLQLPRLRDLGPIIIVWLVSLAILVFERDLGTSLLFFGLFVAMLYIATERVSWVVIGLILIAVGAVLAASTFGHVQARVDVWLHPFDAEIFGRSPGGSGQLVGGLFSLGNGGLFGTGWGAGYPRTVPYAFSDFIYASLGEELGLTGLIGILLAYLILVERGLRTAIGVRDGFGKLLAGGLAFVMAWQLFVVVGGITRIIPLTGLTMPFVAQGGSSLLANWLVVGLLLRISDDARRPSSLPVRGQVAPGGARTRPDSDPVEVVGSGAPAVGARPDDAPTTVGAPAVGPVTGPATGPTRATTGVQPAVGQTGEVPGHPDELRTEVVRRPGTETTHPETDPWGGAR, encoded by the coding sequence ATGGCCACGGTGGAGACCACCGAGGTGCGCCCCGGCCGGGGCGCGGAGCTCGGTCTGCTCGTCCTCGCGCTCGCGCTGGGCATCGGGGCGTACGCGCTCGTGGGCCTGCAGCTCACGGGCGAGCTCCCGGGCCGCTTCTACGTGTACAGCATCGGCACCGTGGTGCTCGCGGGCGCCGCGCACCTGCTGCTGCGCTTCAAGGCGCCGTACGCGGACCCGGTGATCCTGCCGATCGCCGTCGCGCTCAACGGCATCGGCCTCGCGATGATCTTCCGCCTCGACCTCGGCTCGCAGGTCACGGGCGGCACCCAGGACCTCGCGCCGCGCCAGCTCCAGTGGACCGCGCTCGGCATCCTCTGCGCGTTCGCCGTGATCTGGTTCCTGCGCGACCACCGGACCCTGCGCCGCTACACCTACACCGCGATGATCGCGGGCATCGTGCTCGTCGCGCTGCCGCTCGTCCCGGGCCTGGGCACGCGCATCAACGGCGCGCAGATCTGGATCAACGTCTTCGGCTTCTCGCTCCAGCCCGCGGAGTTCGCGAAGATCGCGTTCGCGATCTTCTTCGCCGGCTACCTCGTGACGAACCGCGACACGCTCGCGCTCGCCGGGCCCAAGGTGCTCGGGCTCCAGCTCCCGCGCCTGCGCGACCTCGGGCCGATCATCATCGTCTGGCTGGTCTCGCTCGCGATCCTCGTGTTCGAGCGCGACCTCGGCACGTCGCTCCTCTTCTTCGGCCTGTTCGTGGCGATGCTGTACATCGCGACCGAGCGCGTGAGCTGGGTCGTCATCGGTCTGATCCTCATCGCCGTCGGCGCGGTGCTCGCGGCGTCGACGTTCGGCCACGTGCAGGCGCGCGTCGACGTGTGGCTCCACCCGTTCGACGCCGAGATCTTCGGCCGCAGCCCCGGCGGCTCGGGCCAGCTCGTGGGCGGTCTGTTCTCCCTCGGCAACGGGGGTCTGTTCGGCACCGGCTGGGGTGCCGGCTACCCGCGCACGGTCCCGTACGCGTTCTCCGACTTCATCTACGCCTCGCTCGGCGAGGAGCTCGGGCTCACCGGCCTCATCGGCATCCTGCTCGCCTATCTCATCCTCGTGGAGCGCGGCCTGCGCACCGCGATCGGGGTCCGCGACGGGTTCGGCAAGCTCCTCGCGGGCGGCCTCGCGTTCGTCATGGCGTGGCAGCTCTTCGTCGTCGTCGGCGGGATCACGCGGATCATCCCGCTCACGGGCCTCACCATGCCGTTCGTCGCCCAGGGCGGGTCGTCGCTCCTCGCGAACTGGCTGGTCGTGGGCCTGCTGCTGCGCATCTCCGACGACGCGCGGCGGCCCTCGTCCCTGCCCGTGCGCGGGCAGGTCGCCCCTGGCGGGGCGCGCACGCGCCCCGACTCCGATCCGGTCGAGGTCGTCGGCAGCGGGGCTCCCGCCGTCGGCGCGCGGCCCGACGACGCGCCCACCACGGTCGGCGCGCCCGCCGTAGGCCCCGTGACGGGACCCGCCACAGGTCCGACGCGCGCGACGACGGGCGTCCAGCCCGCCGTCGGGCAGACCGGCGAGGTCCCCGGCCACCCCGACGAGCTCCGCACGGAGGTCGTGCGACGCCCCGGTACCGAGACCACCCACCCGGAGACCGACCCCTGGGGAGGAGCCCGGTGA
- a CDS encoding Stp1/IreP family PP2C-type Ser/Thr phosphatase encodes MNIALRYAARSDVGLVRSNNQDSGYAGPHLLVVADGMGGHAGGDVASSIAIAALAPLDGESHGPDDALAELERSIDHARQDLVDRSVTDPELVGMGTTVTAILRAGNKLAMAHLGDSRAYLLRDGELTQVTTDHTFVQHLVDTGRISPDEAETHPQRNVVMRVLGDFDIDLTPDMSVREAKPGDRWLLCSDGLSGFVSPETISQTLADVPDVDECADHLLQLALRAGSTDNVTVVVADVVDVDALPDGAAPGTGAQIVGSAAIDRDAPTSAADGPAARAAALMASANAPAATEEPAADGAADPAEGEAPGETPGDGDDLRPGRAPRRWITVVAILLVVAGLGVAGWAGYRWTQTQYYVGVADGQVAVFRGIPENAGPVTLSTPIELTGTRVADLPGYVVDRLETTIPAESLEDARARAERLVTESTEEAAEESTDAPATDDTTEAPTEGAAETPEAGAPDVTPAPTDGAGSGA; translated from the coding sequence GTGAACATCGCCCTGCGCTACGCCGCGCGCTCCGACGTCGGGCTCGTGCGCTCGAACAACCAGGACTCCGGCTACGCCGGGCCGCACCTGCTCGTCGTCGCCGACGGCATGGGCGGCCACGCCGGGGGCGACGTCGCGTCGTCGATCGCCATCGCGGCGCTCGCCCCGCTCGACGGCGAGTCGCACGGCCCGGACGACGCGCTCGCCGAGCTCGAGCGCTCGATCGACCACGCGCGCCAGGACCTCGTGGACCGCAGCGTGACCGACCCCGAGCTGGTCGGCATGGGCACGACCGTCACCGCGATCCTGCGCGCGGGCAACAAGCTCGCGATGGCGCACCTCGGCGACTCGCGCGCGTACCTGCTGCGCGACGGCGAGCTCACCCAGGTCACGACCGACCACACGTTCGTGCAGCACCTCGTGGACACGGGGCGCATCTCGCCCGACGAGGCGGAGACCCACCCGCAGCGCAACGTCGTCATGCGCGTGCTCGGCGACTTCGACATCGACCTCACGCCGGACATGTCGGTGCGGGAGGCCAAGCCGGGCGACCGCTGGCTCCTCTGCTCCGACGGCCTGTCGGGCTTCGTCAGCCCCGAGACCATCAGCCAGACGCTCGCGGACGTCCCCGACGTCGACGAGTGCGCCGACCACCTTCTCCAGCTCGCGCTGCGCGCCGGCAGCACGGACAACGTGACCGTCGTGGTGGCGGACGTCGTCGACGTCGACGCGCTGCCCGACGGCGCGGCGCCCGGCACCGGGGCGCAGATCGTCGGGTCCGCGGCGATCGACCGCGACGCCCCGACGTCGGCCGCGGACGGCCCTGCCGCGCGGGCGGCGGCGCTCATGGCCAGCGCGAACGCCCCTGCCGCCACCGAGGAGCCCGCCGCGGATGGTGCGGCCGACCCGGCGGAGGGCGAGGCACCGGGGGAGACCCCGGGTGACGGCGACGACCTGCGGCCCGGCCGCGCGCCGCGCCGCTGGATCACCGTCGTCGCGATCCTCCTCGTCGTCGCGGGCCTGGGCGTGGCCGGGTGGGCGGGCTACCGGTGGACGCAGACGCAGTACTACGTCGGTGTCGCCGACGGCCAGGTCGCCGTGTTCCGCGGCATCCCGGAGAACGCGGGCCCGGTGACGCTGTCGACGCCGATCGAGCTCACGGGGACGCGCGTCGCGGACCTGCCGGGCTACGTCGTCGACCGCCTGGAGACCACGATCCCCGCGGAGTCGCTCGAGGACGCCCGCGCGCGGGCGGAGCGCCTCGTCACTGAGTCCACCGAGGAGGCCGCGGAGGAGTCCACCGACGCGCCCGCGACCGACGACACCACGGAGGCGCCTACCGAGGGTGCCGCCGAGACCCCGGAGGCCGGGGCACCCGACGTGACCCCGGCACCCACCGACGGCGCCGGCTCGGGGGCCTGA
- a CDS encoding FHA domain-containing protein FhaB/FipA — protein sequence MTDLTFTLLRLGYLVLLWVFVLSAIGVLRRDLYGTKITPRRGRKGTAQAARPTSGPTPAAAPEPARPAAPAGPSRLVVTAGPLTGTTIPLTTSSILIGRAPSCTLVLDDDYSSSRHARIFPQHGSWFVEDLGSTNGTYVEDQRISQVTPLGPGTRVRIGQSVVELQR from the coding sequence ATGACCGATCTCACGTTCACCCTGCTGCGGCTGGGCTACCTGGTGCTGCTCTGGGTGTTCGTGCTCTCCGCGATCGGGGTGCTGCGTCGGGACCTGTACGGCACCAAGATCACGCCGCGCCGGGGCCGCAAGGGCACCGCGCAGGCCGCGCGCCCGACGTCGGGCCCCACCCCTGCCGCGGCACCGGAGCCCGCGCGCCCCGCCGCGCCCGCGGGGCCGTCCCGGCTCGTCGTTACCGCCGGCCCGCTGACCGGCACGACGATCCCCCTCACGACGTCGTCGATCCTCATCGGCCGCGCGCCGAGCTGCACGCTCGTGCTCGACGACGACTACTCCTCGTCGCGCCACGCGCGCATCTTCCCGCAGCACGGGTCCTGGTTCGTCGAGGACCTCGGCTCCACCAACGGCACCTACGTCGAGGACCAGCGCATCAGCCAGGTGACGCCGCTGGGTCCGGGCACGCGGGTGCGGATCGGTCAGTCCGTCGTCGAGCTGCAGAGGTAG
- a CDS encoding FhaA domain-containing protein: MGVLDRFEKGVERVVNNAFAKVGRSEVKPVELASALRREVDDRAAVVDRERTVVPNEFTIELSVDDFGQVEGWGAETLADELASNVTQYAASQHYAFVGPVSVSFEQNDTLDVGRFQLRSASVRGNVAPATSASPSTRHPLVDIDGQRYLLTGPVTVIGRGSEADIVVDDPGVSRRHLEIRVTPEGVIATDLGSTNGLFVEGHQVPAATLLDGNSLTIGRTRIMFWTGASDNEEW, translated from the coding sequence ATGGGAGTCCTGGACCGCTTCGAGAAGGGCGTGGAGCGCGTGGTGAACAACGCGTTCGCCAAGGTCGGGCGCAGCGAGGTCAAGCCCGTCGAGCTCGCGAGCGCGCTGCGGCGCGAGGTCGACGACCGCGCCGCCGTCGTGGACCGCGAGCGCACCGTCGTGCCCAACGAGTTCACCATCGAGCTGTCGGTGGACGACTTCGGCCAGGTCGAGGGGTGGGGCGCGGAGACGCTCGCCGACGAGCTGGCGTCGAACGTCACGCAGTACGCGGCGTCGCAGCACTACGCGTTCGTCGGCCCGGTGAGCGTGAGCTTCGAGCAGAACGACACGCTCGACGTCGGCCGCTTCCAGCTCCGTTCGGCCAGCGTGCGGGGCAACGTGGCGCCCGCGACGTCCGCGTCCCCGAGCACGCGGCACCCGCTCGTCGACATCGACGGGCAGCGCTACCTGCTCACCGGCCCGGTCACGGTCATCGGCCGCGGCTCGGAGGCCGACATCGTCGTCGACGACCCGGGGGTCTCGCGCCGCCACCTCGAGATCCGCGTGACGCCGGAGGGCGTCATCGCGACGGACCTCGGCTCGACCAACGGCCTGTTCGTCGAGGGCCACCAGGTGCCGGCCGCGACGCTGCTGGACGGCAACTCCCTGACGATCGGCCGTACCCGCATCATGTTCTGGACCGGCGCGTCCGACAACGAGGAGTGGTGA